A genomic region of Prionailurus viverrinus isolate Anna chromosome D4, UM_Priviv_1.0, whole genome shotgun sequence contains the following coding sequences:
- the NDUFA8 gene encoding NADH dehydrogenase [ubiquinone] 1 alpha subcomplex subunit 8, whose amino-acid sequence MRRPEVALGGRKGISRRRGRRGCGRLLGVGATAVMPGIVELPTVEDLKVQEVKVSSSVLKAAAHHYGVQCDKPNKEFMLCRWEEKDPRRCLEEGRLVNKCALDFFRQIKLHCAEPFTEYWTCIDYSSLQLLRRCRKQQAKFDECVLDKLGWVRPDLGELSKVTKVKTDRPLPENPYHSRARPEPNPEVEGDLKPAKHGSRLFFWTM is encoded by the exons ATGCGCAGGCCCGAGGTGGCCCTTGGCGGTCGAAAGGGGATTTCAAGGAGACGGGGGCGACGCGGCTGCGGGCGCCTCCTCGGGGTCGGGGCTACCGCCGTCATGCCGGGGATAGTGGAGCTGCCCACTGTGGAGGATCTGAAAGTGCAGGAG GTGAAAGTCAGTTCTTCGGTGCTGAAAGCTGCCGCCCACCACTATGGAGTTCAGTGTGATAAGCCCAACAAGgagttcatgctctgtcgctgGGAAGAGAAAGACCCCAGGCGGTGTTTAGAGGAAGGCAGGCTCGTCAACAAGTGTGCTCTGGACTTCTTCAG GCAGATAAAGCTTCACTGTGCGGAGCCTTTTACCGAATATTGGACCTGCATTGATTACTCCAGCCTGCAGTTACTTCGTCGCTGTCGCAAACAGCAGGCCAAGTTTGACGAGTGTGTGCTGGACAAACTGGGCTGGGTGCGACCTGACCTCGGAGAGCTGTCCAAG GTCACTAAAGTGAAAACAGATCGACCTTTACCGGAGAATCCCTATCACTCGAGAGCAAGACCAGAGCCCAACCCTGAGGTAGAAGGAGACCTGAAGCCTGCCAAACATGGCAGCCGCCTTTTTTTCTGGACCATGTAA